Within Cnuibacter physcomitrellae, the genomic segment AAGATGTGTAGTAGCACTTTACATGTGAAGTAATACGCGACAGACTGGTCCTCGTTCCACGACGAACGAGGAGGATCGATGGCGATCAGCACAGCGACCACGGGGACCATGGCGGTCGACTGGGAGGCACGGACGGACTTCGACCGGCTCCGGTCGGAGCGACTGGCCCGACTGCGGCACGAGCTCGAGAGGTCCGAGGCGGGCGCCGTCCTGGCGTTCGACTTCTCGAACATCCGGTACATGACCGCGACCCACATCGGGACGTGGGCCATGGACAAGCTCATCCGGTTCGCGCTCCTCACCCGCAACTCCGACCCCATCTCCTGGGACTTCGGATCCGCCGCGAAGCACCACCAGCTGTTCAACCCCTGGCTGAACCAGACGCACGCCGAGATGGACGCCGACCCGCACGCGCCTCACCACGGCGCCACGCGGCCGCGCGCCGAGAGCGGCGCCCGGGCCGGCATCTCCACCCTCCGCGGCGCCTTCAGCCCGGACGCGGGCATCGCCGACGAGGTCGCGGCGAAGATCAAGCGCGAGCTCGAGAAGTTCGGCCTCGCGGATCAGCCGCTGGGCGTGGACGTCATCGAGCTGCCGATCCTGTTCGCCCTGCAGAAGGCGGGCATCACCGTGATCGACGGACAGCAGATCTTCATGGAGGCCCGGCGGATCAAGACGCAGGACGAGATCACGCTGCTCACCCAGGCCGCATCGATGGTGGACGCAGCCTACGAGAACCTCTACGAGTTCCTCCGACCCGGCGTGCGCGAGAACGAGACCGTCGGGCTCGTCGCCAAGACGCTCTACGACCTCGGCTCCGAGTACGTGGAGGGCGTCAACGCCATCTCAGGCGAGCGCTGCTCGCCGCATCCGCACGTCTACTCCGACCGCATCATCCGACCCGGGGACCCCGCCTTCTTCGACATCCTCCACAGCTTCAACGGCTACCGGACCTGCTACTACCGCACCTTCGCCGTCGGATCCGCCAGCCGGGCGCAGCGTGACGCGTACGTGCGGGCTCGCGAGTACATGGACAACGCGATCGATCTGGTGAGGCCGGGAGCGACGACCGCCGACATCGTCTCGGTGTGGCCCACGGCGCAGGAGTTCGGCTTCCCCGACGAGGAGGCGGCGTTCGCGCTCCAGTACGGCCACGGAGTCGGACTCTCCATCTGGGAGAAGCCGATCTTCTCGCGGCTGGTGTCCCTCGACCACCCGGAGGTGCTGCAGGCCGGGATGGTGTTCGCGCTCGAGACCTACTGGCCCTCCGCCGACGGCATCGGCGCTGCGCGCATCGAGGAGGAGGTCGTGGTCACCGAGACCGGCTGCCAGGTCATCACAAAGTTCCCCGCGGAGGACCTCATGATCGCAGGCGGCACCCGCTACTTCACGATCAACGGCCCGCTCAACCCGCTGCGCAGCAGCCAGTCGCACCTCAACCGCCCGCAGGCGGGCTGATGTCCGGCGTCGGAGTCGACGGGGCCGACGGGTCCGTCCGGGCCACCGTCGGTCTCGTCGGCCTCGGGACGATGGGCGGCGCCA encodes:
- a CDS encoding M24 family metallopeptidase — encoded protein: MAISTATTGTMAVDWEARTDFDRLRSERLARLRHELERSEAGAVLAFDFSNIRYMTATHIGTWAMDKLIRFALLTRNSDPISWDFGSAAKHHQLFNPWLNQTHAEMDADPHAPHHGATRPRAESGARAGISTLRGAFSPDAGIADEVAAKIKRELEKFGLADQPLGVDVIELPILFALQKAGITVIDGQQIFMEARRIKTQDEITLLTQAASMVDAAYENLYEFLRPGVRENETVGLVAKTLYDLGSEYVEGVNAISGERCSPHPHVYSDRIIRPGDPAFFDILHSFNGYRTCYYRTFAVGSASRAQRDAYVRAREYMDNAIDLVRPGATTADIVSVWPTAQEFGFPDEEAAFALQYGHGVGLSIWEKPIFSRLVSLDHPEVLQAGMVFALETYWPSADGIGAARIEEEVVVTETGCQVITKFPAEDLMIAGGTRYFTINGPLNPLRSSQSHLNRPQAG